One region of Caldisericia bacterium genomic DNA includes:
- a CDS encoding amino acid ABC transporter substrate-binding protein, with protein MMKKVVLLLFLLVFLLSSCQKKETEKIIVGTPDDFPPFIYEENGELVGFDVELMKIIFKNLSLEPEYKIIPFDESLNYLKEGRVRILLGGYPLQFTYPKDVSLTLPYFDISLYIISKKERPICSVEELEDKKVILSLYTFSEDILRRVKNVEKIPFEDLAKSLSMIEEGKADALIIEKPLMDIYGVDKEKFNTTKIYEQGYTIVLKSTDTELREKLNVEIGKILNSKEYKNLLIKWFSLNGS; from the coding sequence ATGATGAAGAAAGTAGTACTCCTGTTATTTTTATTAGTTTTCTTACTCTCCTCTTGCCAGAAAAAAGAAACAGAAAAAATTATTGTTGGAACTCCAGATGATTTTCCTCCATTCATCTATGAGGAGAATGGTGAGCTTGTTGGTTTTGATGTGGAGCTTATGAAGATTATATTTAAAAATCTTTCGTTGGAACCTGAATACAAAATTATACCCTTTGATGAATCCCTTAACTATCTTAAGGAAGGAAGGGTAAGAATTCTTCTTGGTGGATACCCATTGCAATTCACTTATCCTAAAGATGTTTCCCTTACACTACCATACTTTGACATCTCTCTATACATAATTTCAAAAAAAGAGAGGCCAATTTGTTCAGTGGAGGAGTTGGAAGATAAAAAGGTAATCCTCTCACTATACACATTTTCTGAAGATATATTAAGAAGGGTTAAGAATGTGGAAAAGATTCCATTTGAAGATTTAGCTAAGTCGCTTTCAATGATTGAAGAGGGTAAAGCTGACGCACTGATAATAGAAAAACCACTGATGGACATATACGGAGTGGATAAAGAAAAATTCAATACCACGAAGATATATGAACAGGGTTATACAATTGTACTAAAAAGCACTGATACAGAGTTAAGGGAAAAACTCAATGTTGAAATAGGAAAAATACTAAACTCAAAGGAATACAAAAATCTACTTATAAAATGGTTCAGTTTAAATGGCAGTTAG
- a CDS encoding aminopeptidase P family protein — MGNIFKERVKKFQELMREKGIDASVIRTLSTFIYFTGVKWLRPSLLIPAQGDPVVIVVKNEKELFMKKSWIKNVLEYQKTGQLMALVTSWIRKNGYKNVGFEYSIEKDSYLLFFELFKALNPKINIVDVRPLTMSLRMLKEEWEIENIKVAGEIAVKGIKKALDVIKEGKSELEVIGEITAELMRNGSEHPQVYVSATPRIHAEPFRDVYIEKGKFVSVVIGADYNNYYANITRSFFLGKPEGRVKDAIEAMNAAYEIAMKETKIGVKFREVEAKIESVYKDLNLLDYYIAGYTHGVGLLIEEDPITTIVVAQRSMEPKKGMVLAFVHSPLMLPEGVVKKEDTVIIGNEKINVTKIDTPWIL, encoded by the coding sequence ATGGGTAATATTTTCAAGGAGAGAGTGAAAAAATTTCAGGAACTTATGAGGGAGAAAGGTATAGATGCCTCTGTGATAAGAACACTGTCCACATTTATATATTTTACAGGAGTTAAGTGGCTTAGACCTTCCCTTCTTATTCCTGCGCAGGGAGATCCAGTGGTTATTGTGGTTAAAAATGAGAAGGAACTTTTTATGAAGAAGTCATGGATAAAGAATGTACTTGAGTATCAAAAGACGGGACAACTTATGGCTCTTGTTACCTCATGGATAAGAAAGAACGGATACAAGAATGTTGGTTTTGAATACTCCATTGAGAAGGATTCCTATTTACTATTTTTTGAACTCTTTAAAGCTTTGAATCCAAAGATAAATATAGTTGATGTAAGACCATTGACTATGAGTTTAAGGATGCTTAAAGAGGAATGGGAGATTGAGAATATAAAAGTTGCTGGTGAAATTGCCGTTAAGGGTATAAAGAAAGCTCTTGATGTGATTAAAGAGGGGAAGAGCGAGCTTGAGGTGATAGGTGAAATAACTGCTGAGCTTATGAGAAATGGAAGTGAACATCCTCAGGTTTATGTCTCAGCAACACCAAGAATTCATGCTGAGCCTTTCAGGGATGTATATATAGAGAAAGGAAAGTTTGTTTCTGTTGTAATTGGAGCAGATTACAATAATTATTATGCAAACATTACAAGGAGCTTCTTTTTGGGTAAACCTGAAGGCAGGGTAAAGGATGCCATTGAAGCAATGAATGCAGCATACGAAATTGCTATGAAAGAGACGAAGATAGGAGTGAAATTCAGGGAGGTAGAGGCAAAAATTGAGAGTGTTTACAAAGACTTGAATTTACTTGATTACTATATAGCAGGCTACACTCATGGTGTGGGACTTCTTATAGAAGAGGATCCTATAACCACTATAGTTGTGGCTCAGCGTTCAATGGAACCAAAGAAAGGCATGGTTCTTGCCTTTGTTCATTCTCCGTTGATGTTGCCTGAAGGCGTAGTTAAAAAAGAGGATACTGTAATAATAGGCAATGAAAAAATAAATGTAACAAAGATTGATACTCCATGGATACTCTAA
- a CDS encoding ComF family protein, with product MDISKILPFLFINECVVCGKEGEGAICNDCKKSLFVKGRARTLMGNPLYFITTYRLKGEKLINEIKRGKVSPIPYLIDESLKLIEHERIDIVVPVPSMGFLFSYIPEHLLLMGKGIARKLDVRYLPIIEKVKRIRSQVTISPQERMRNPLGAFKLKMGAEKIIKDKRILIVDDVYTSGATMRECEREVLNHGGSSLSLVISKTSLFS from the coding sequence ATGGACATATCTAAGATTCTTCCTTTTCTGTTTATTAATGAGTGTGTTGTATGTGGAAAGGAAGGGGAAGGTGCCATATGCAATGACTGTAAGAAAAGTCTTTTTGTAAAAGGTAGAGCCAGGACACTTATGGGAAACCCCCTTTACTTTATTACCACTTACAGATTAAAAGGCGAAAAACTTATAAACGAGATTAAAAGAGGAAAGGTTTCTCCAATTCCATATCTTATAGATGAGTCCCTAAAACTAATTGAGCACGAAAGAATTGATATTGTTGTGCCTGTGCCTTCCATGGGATTTTTATTCTCATATATACCAGAGCATCTCCTTTTAATGGGTAAAGGCATTGCAAGAAAACTTGATGTAAGGTATCTACCAATCATTGAGAAGGTAAAGAGAATTAGAAGTCAAGTTACCATTTCTCCTCAGGAAAGAATGAGAAATCCCTTAGGTGCGTTCAAGTTGAAAATGGGGGCAGAAAAAATAATTAAAGATAAAAGGATACTTATAGTTGATGATGTCTATACAAGTGGTGCCACAATGAGAGAATGCGAGAGGGAGGTTTTAAATCATGGTGGAAGCTCTCTATCTCTTGTAATTTCCAAAACAAGCCTTTTTTCCTGA
- the pheS gene encoding phenylalanine--tRNA ligase subunit alpha: MEKEILERFNNELKGVKTLQELNVLRVKYLGKKGIVKELMDKIKEVPKERRKDYGISVNRIKREIEVRIKDLEKSLREKELEKKLEKEKVDITLPGYPVEVGKKHIITQTLEEIEDIFLKMGFFIYEGPEIESDYYNFEALNIPKYHPARDMWDTLFLPGGLLLRTHTSPVQIRTMEKVKPPLRMISPGKCYRRDSFDATHSPMFHQVEGLMIDEKTSMTDLMGILDLFAKKIFGEKTRTKFYLSYFPFVEPGIEMAVSCIFCGGKGCPVCKYTGWIEILGAGMVHPKVLKNVGYDPEKWQGFAFGMGVERIAMLKYGIKDIRFFFENDKRFLKQ, translated from the coding sequence ATGGAAAAGGAGATTCTTGAAAGATTTAATAATGAGCTAAAGGGAGTAAAAACTCTTCAGGAGTTGAATGTTCTTAGAGTTAAATACCTTGGAAAGAAGGGTATTGTAAAGGAACTCATGGATAAAATAAAAGAGGTTCCAAAGGAGAGGAGGAAGGATTATGGAATTTCAGTTAACAGAATCAAAAGGGAGATTGAAGTTAGAATAAAAGATTTAGAGAAAAGTTTAAGAGAGAAAGAACTTGAAAAAAAACTTGAAAAAGAGAAGGTTGACATCACTCTTCCAGGTTATCCTGTTGAGGTAGGAAAAAAACATATAATTACTCAAACCTTGGAAGAGATAGAGGATATCTTTTTAAAGATGGGTTTTTTCATATATGAAGGTCCGGAGATAGAATCTGACTATTACAATTTTGAAGCCTTAAACATACCAAAGTATCATCCTGCAAGAGACATGTGGGATACTCTATTTCTTCCCGGGGGACTACTTTTAAGGACGCACACCTCTCCAGTTCAGATAAGAACCATGGAGAAAGTTAAGCCTCCTTTAAGAATGATTTCACCAGGAAAGTGTTATAGAAGAGACTCCTTTGATGCTACACACTCCCCAATGTTTCATCAGGTAGAGGGTCTCATGATAGACGAGAAGACTTCAATGACAGATTTAATGGGAATTCTTGATCTTTTTGCAAAAAAGATATTTGGAGAGAAAACAAGAACAAAATTTTATCTCTCATACTTCCCATTTGTTGAACCTGGAATTGAGATGGCTGTAAGTTGTATCTTTTGTGGCGGAAAAGGGTGTCCTGTTTGTAAATATACTGGATGGATTGAGATTCTTGGTGCAGGAATGGTTCATCCAAAGGTGCTTAAAAATGTTGGATATGACCCTGAGAAATGGCAGGGATTTGCCTTTGGAATGGGAGTTGAAAGGATAGCCATGCTCAAGTATGGAATAAAGGATATAAGATTTTTCTTCGAGAATGATAAAAGATTTCTAAAGCAGTT
- a CDS encoding flippase-like domain-containing protein, translated as MNEKKIDFKSIGKNLFLSFLFTIVAIFIIIVISKGGNFLKAILGIKPLYLILSFSLVGLSWIFEALKLIYSAKILDINITYAEAINLTLIGNFFSGITPFQTGGQPFQMYLLSKNHNVEYGKSAFFLLVKDLMTFIARISLFLAIPVLVVIFRLKWNLPKSVNIALDIGLAFYVFISILLFLTFLKTRVFGNFIEKIVEKLLPPKLSKKVNDEIEKNIHLFEEGKKNLSKGKIKELVIVFFYSLLCWLTSLLLPVVLLRALGSESPALEIIFVAIVFFLSVAFTPTPGTSGAAELGIAVFFSAFLPRQPLVAFILLWRFFYYYLGIIIGGLIVFKEFVFKKKKERKEK; from the coding sequence ATGAACGAGAAAAAGATAGATTTTAAATCAATAGGAAAGAATCTGTTTCTATCTTTCCTTTTTACAATTGTTGCCATATTTATAATAATAGTTATAAGTAAGGGTGGAAATTTCTTAAAGGCAATACTTGGAATAAAACCTCTTTATTTAATTCTGTCCTTTAGTCTGGTTGGTTTAAGCTGGATATTTGAGGCGTTAAAGTTAATCTACTCTGCAAAAATTCTTGACATCAACATAACATACGCAGAGGCCATAAACCTTACCCTTATTGGTAATTTTTTTTCTGGTATAACTCCTTTCCAGACAGGTGGACAACCATTTCAAATGTATCTACTTAGCAAAAACCACAATGTAGAGTATGGGAAGAGTGCCTTCTTCCTTCTCGTAAAGGATCTTATGACCTTTATAGCCAGAATAAGTTTGTTCCTCGCCATTCCTGTGCTTGTTGTGATATTTCGTCTCAAATGGAACCTTCCAAAATCAGTAAATATTGCCCTTGATATAGGTTTAGCATTTTATGTATTCATATCGATACTTTTGTTTCTTACATTTCTTAAGACAAGAGTTTTTGGAAACTTTATTGAGAAAATAGTTGAAAAACTGCTTCCACCAAAATTATCAAAGAAGGTGAACGATGAGATAGAAAAAAATATACACCTATTTGAGGAAGGAAAGAAGAATTTAAGCAAAGGGAAGATTAAGGAATTAGTCATTGTTTTCTTCTATAGTCTCCTCTGTTGGCTTACATCTCTCCTCCTTCCAGTGGTGCTTTTAAGGGCTTTGGGTTCAGAATCACCGGCACTGGAGATAATATTTGTTGCTATTGTATTTTTTCTATCTGTGGCATTTACTCCAACACCAGGTACATCTGGAGCTGCTGAACTGGGTATTGCTGTGTTTTTCTCTGCTTTTCTTCCAAGACAACCCCTTGTTGCATTCATTCTCCTATGGAGATTCTTCTACTACTACCTTGGAATAATAATAGGTGGATTGATAGTGTTTAAAGAATTCGTCTTTAAAAAGAAAAAAGAGAGAAAAGAGAAATGA
- a CDS encoding polysaccharide pyruvyl transferase family protein translates to MEKVALGGYFGFGNLGDDAILLSEISFLKENGFEPIVLTNKGKSIFGVKGINRTSIKDMLRIRNEFSTFILGGGGLFQDKTSFRSLLYYLFLIDFMKRLRKKVVIFNVGVGPLIRKISRRLLFSTLKKVDLIIFRDRFSFDFFPELKNKFLGFDSAFRLNFKRREGKKKILISLRYFRELNLEKFTKFITILKEKVPYDFEFVVFSEEEIKIAKTLNLPYFHMKDPISVLEKFSEAQFLIGARYHSILFSIMNEIPFLPIPYDLKVRVLSKEVGFEDFIETNEAIDVWLDKFNRVFEEREGRRKIISERRKEFMERERKSFSLLLRFLSDGHI, encoded by the coding sequence ATGGAAAAGGTAGCTTTAGGGGGATACTTCGGATTTGGAAATCTTGGGGATGATGCAATCCTTTTATCTGAAATCTCCTTTTTAAAAGAGAATGGTTTTGAGCCGATAGTTTTAACCAATAAAGGAAAATCAATCTTTGGTGTAAAAGGTATAAATAGAACTTCCATAAAGGATATGTTAAGGATAAGAAATGAATTCTCTACATTTATACTCGGTGGTGGAGGATTATTTCAGGATAAAACAAGTTTTAGAAGTCTTTTATACTACCTTTTTCTCATAGATTTTATGAAGAGGTTGAGGAAGAAGGTTGTAATCTTTAATGTAGGTGTTGGGCCATTGATAAGAAAAATTTCCAGAAGACTTCTCTTTTCTACTCTCAAGAAGGTAGATCTTATAATCTTTAGAGATAGATTCTCCTTTGATTTCTTTCCAGAGTTAAAAAATAAGTTTCTTGGTTTTGATTCAGCCTTTAGGTTGAATTTTAAAAGAAGGGAAGGGAAGAAGAAAATCCTTATCTCCTTGAGATACTTTAGGGAGCTTAATCTTGAGAAATTTACTAAATTTATAACTATTCTCAAAGAGAAGGTCCCTTATGATTTTGAATTTGTTGTTTTTTCAGAGGAAGAAATAAAGATAGCAAAAACTTTAAATCTTCCATATTTTCACATGAAAGATCCAATCTCTGTCCTTGAGAAATTTTCTGAAGCTCAATTTTTAATAGGAGCAAGGTATCACTCGATACTCTTCTCTATAATGAACGAGATACCATTTCTTCCCATTCCATACGATTTAAAGGTAAGAGTTCTTTCTAAAGAGGTCGGTTTTGAAGATTTTATAGAAACCAACGAAGCTATTGATGTGTGGTTAGATAAATTTAATAGGGTGTTTGAGGAGAGAGAGGGGAGGAGGAAAATTATTAGTGAAAGAAGGAAGGAATTTATGGAAAGAGAGAGAAAGTCTTTCTCCCTCCTTCTGAGGTTTCTCTCAGATGGACATATCTAA